One genomic window of Novosphingobium aureum includes the following:
- a CDS encoding acyl-CoA dehydrogenase family protein — MDLDWSEEEEAFRREVRAFLRDNLDEDLVAAGHLATSVYPDHAASMRWQAILAARGWAAPHWPVEHGGQDWSAAQHYIFESERIAAGAPALSPMGIHMVAHVIVRYGSEAQKRWFLPRILSGEVFFCQGYSEPGAGSDLAALQLSARAEGDVFVLNGSKIWTTHATEANWMFALVRTAREDRPQKGITFLLLKMDAPGISVRPMLMASGEEVQSQVFFTDVRVPRENVLGEVGQGWSVAKYLLEFERGGSAYAPDLEVRARRLAEFAAERPGGGGCALIDDPLFAGRLAALRARIAVLGTLELRLLSRAGRGESLGALSSMMKVLGTETAQTLTRLTLEAAGPRALAYQPHAVRPGGPVPFHEVPPDGKVLGEAWQALAPLRYFNERAGSIYAGSNEIQRNILARSVIGV; from the coding sequence ATGGATCTTGACTGGAGCGAGGAAGAAGAGGCCTTTCGCCGTGAGGTCCGGGCCTTCCTGAGGGACAATCTCGATGAGGACCTTGTCGCGGCGGGGCATCTTGCGACAAGCGTCTATCCCGATCACGCGGCCAGCATGCGCTGGCAGGCGATCCTGGCCGCAAGGGGCTGGGCCGCGCCGCACTGGCCGGTGGAACATGGCGGTCAGGACTGGAGCGCGGCACAGCATTACATCTTCGAAAGCGAGCGCATCGCGGCGGGTGCGCCCGCGCTTTCCCCCATGGGCATCCACATGGTTGCGCACGTCATCGTGCGCTACGGCAGCGAGGCGCAGAAACGCTGGTTCCTGCCCCGGATACTGAGTGGCGAGGTGTTCTTCTGCCAGGGCTATTCCGAGCCGGGCGCGGGCTCCGATCTCGCTGCCCTGCAGCTTTCCGCCCGCGCCGAGGGCGATGTCTTCGTTCTCAACGGTTCGAAGATTTGGACAACGCACGCGACCGAGGCGAACTGGATGTTCGCGCTGGTGCGTACCGCGCGTGAGGACAGACCGCAAAAGGGTATCACCTTTCTCCTGCTCAAGATGGACGCCCCCGGCATCAGCGTGCGCCCGATGCTGATGGCTTCGGGCGAGGAAGTACAATCGCAGGTATTCTTCACCGATGTACGGGTGCCGCGAGAAAATGTTCTGGGCGAGGTCGGACAGGGCTGGTCGGTTGCAAAGTACCTGCTCGAGTTCGAACGCGGTGGAAGTGCCTATGCACCCGACCTTGAGGTGCGTGCGCGCCGACTAGCAGAATTTGCTGCCGAGCGGCCTGGGGGCGGCGGCTGCGCTCTCATCGACGATCCGCTCTTCGCCGGTCGGCTGGCGGCCCTGCGCGCGCGCATCGCGGTGCTGGGCACGTTGGAGCTACGTCTGTTGTCGCGGGCGGGGCGCGGCGAGAGCCTGGGGGCGCTGTCCTCGATGATGAAGGTGCTCGGTACCGAGACCGCCCAGACCTTGACCCGACTGACGCTGGAAGCGGCCGGGCCGCGCGCGCTTGCCTATCAGCCCCACGCAGTGCGGCCCGGCGGGCCGGTGCCGTTCCACGAGGTGCCGCCGGACGGCAAGGTCTTGGGAGAGGCTTGGCAAGCGCTGGCGCCCTTGCGCTATTTCAACGAGCGCGCAGGCTCGATCTACGCTGGTTCCAACGAGATCCAGCGCAACATCCTCGCGCGCTCGGTCATCGGGGTCTGA
- a CDS encoding crotonase/enoyl-CoA hydratase family protein, whose protein sequence is MTYEQITFSVSERIATITLARPDKLNAYTIRMMEELLDAFDRVDRDDEIGAVIVTGAGARAFCAGADLEMGAATFEGTSGPGSPIRADGSIDYASESARDYGGRLSLRIFACLKPVIGAINGAAVGIGATMLLPMDFRIAVPGARLGFVFVRRGIVPEGCSAWFLPRIVGVAKALDWTMTGRLVSADEAMAVGAINEIAPEGELLARARAQALACIGQSAPVSIALTRQMMWRGLGMAHPMEAHRVESRGVLARGRSADAREGVTAFIEKREARFPETVSHDMPDYFPWWQDPAYG, encoded by the coding sequence ATGACCTACGAGCAGATCACGTTCTCGGTCAGCGAGCGGATCGCCACCATCACGCTCGCCCGCCCCGACAAGCTCAATGCCTATACGATCCGGATGATGGAGGAGCTGCTCGACGCTTTCGACCGGGTCGATCGCGATGACGAGATCGGGGCCGTGATCGTGACCGGGGCGGGAGCGCGCGCGTTCTGTGCAGGGGCGGACCTCGAGATGGGAGCGGCCACTTTCGAGGGAACTTCGGGGCCCGGCTCGCCGATCCGTGCCGACGGTTCTATCGACTATGCCAGCGAAAGTGCCCGCGATTATGGTGGGCGCCTGTCCCTGCGCATCTTTGCCTGCCTCAAGCCGGTGATCGGCGCGATCAACGGTGCAGCTGTCGGTATCGGCGCCACGATGCTCCTTCCGATGGACTTTCGCATTGCCGTACCCGGTGCGCGCCTTGGCTTCGTCTTCGTGCGGCGCGGGATCGTGCCCGAGGGGTGCTCGGCCTGGTTCCTGCCGCGCATCGTCGGCGTTGCCAAGGCGCTCGACTGGACGATGACCGGACGCCTTGTATCCGCGGACGAGGCAATGGCGGTGGGCGCAATCAACGAGATCGCGCCGGAGGGGGAGCTGCTTGCGAGGGCACGGGCTCAGGCACTGGCGTGTATCGGGCAATCCGCGCCGGTTTCGATTGCTCTGACGCGCCAGATGATGTGGCGCGGGCTGGGCATGGCGCACCCGATGGAGGCGCACCGGGTGGAGAGCCGGGGCGTGCTGGCGCGCGGGCGCAGCGCCGATGCGCGCGAAGGGGTCACCGCCTTCATCGAGAAGCGCGAGGCTCGTTTCCCCGAGACTGTCTCGCACGACATGCCCGACTACTTTCCCTGGTGGCAGGACCCCGCCTATGGCTGA
- a CDS encoding NAD(P)H-dependent flavin oxidoreductase yields MIQTRFTHEFGIEHPIVQGGMMWVGTAPLVAAVADAGALGFLTALTQPTPEALVREIERTRAMTARPFGVNLTILPSLNPPPYAEYRAAIIEAGVGIVETAGHRPAEHVAHFKAHGIKVIHKCTAVRHALSAQRMGVDAVSIDGFECAGHPGEDDVPGLVLIPAAAERLSVPILASGGFGDGRGLVAALALGAGGINMGTRFCATREAPIHDSFKHALVAGDERATQLIFRSYRNTARVARNLISEQVVEAEAAGRPFEDIAHLVKGLRGREGLETGDLDHGIWTAGIVQGLIHDVPSVAELVARIIDEATSLIEGRLAGMIGRGAHVRAGVA; encoded by the coding sequence ATGATACAGACACGCTTCACGCACGAATTCGGGATAGAGCACCCGATCGTGCAAGGCGGGATGATGTGGGTGGGGACAGCCCCGCTGGTCGCGGCGGTGGCCGATGCCGGAGCGCTGGGTTTCCTGACTGCTCTGACCCAGCCGACGCCCGAGGCACTGGTGCGTGAGATCGAGCGCACCCGTGCGATGACCGCGCGGCCCTTTGGCGTCAACCTGACGATCCTGCCTTCGCTCAACCCGCCGCCCTACGCCGAATATCGCGCTGCGATCATCGAGGCGGGCGTGGGCATCGTCGAGACCGCGGGGCACCGGCCTGCGGAGCATGTCGCGCACTTCAAGGCGCACGGGATCAAGGTGATCCACAAGTGCACCGCGGTACGCCATGCGCTTTCGGCGCAGCGCATGGGGGTCGATGCGGTCTCGATCGACGGCTTCGAATGTGCCGGACATCCCGGCGAGGACGATGTGCCGGGGCTGGTGCTGATCCCGGCCGCGGCCGAGCGGCTCTCGGTGCCGATCCTCGCAAGCGGCGGCTTCGGCGACGGGCGTGGACTGGTGGCCGCGCTCGCACTCGGTGCCGGAGGGATCAACATGGGTACCCGCTTTTGCGCCACGCGCGAGGCGCCGATTCACGACAGCTTCAAGCATGCGCTGGTGGCGGGCGACGAACGCGCGACGCAGCTCATCTTTCGCAGTTATCGCAACACCGCGCGGGTGGCGCGCAACCTGATCTCCGAGCAGGTCGTCGAGGCCGAGGCGGCAGGGCGCCCCTTCGAGGACATAGCGCATCTGGTGAAGGGCCTGCGTGGACGAGAGGGGCTCGAAACGGGCGACCTCGACCACGGGATATGGACCGCAGGCATCGTGCAGGGGCTCATCCACGACGTGCCGAGCGTGGCCGAATTGGTAGCGCGGATCATCGACGAGGCCACGAGCCTGATCGAAGGCAGGCTTGCGGGCATGATTGGACGCGGCGCGCACGTCCGTGCAGGGGTGGCCTGA
- a CDS encoding acyl-CoA dehydrogenase family protein, translating into MNFELSEEQSILKDTLERYLADHYDFDTRCRALRGCAGPTLWPGLVEMGLTGAPFPLETGGHGGGPVEAMIVMEALGAALACEPWNEAIVLCGSLLAELGAQEHLAPLIEGSKRHALAHAESGSSCGHANVGCTAMPTRDGWQLDGTKALSIGAGEADTLLVSARTDGSAGDEAGISLFALPRATVGVTLHPMRMIDDRACCDIELAAVRAPASALVGPAGMAYPALERAHEAWLAALCSEAVGVVGRLHQDTVAYTRQRRQFGQPLSNFQVIQHRLVDMLMQVELATSACHLATLSLDKPQPARRQALTAAALVTGEALRFVGESAVQLHGAMGLTDELAISHLFRRATAIIQQLGSIDQLSGACARALRAA; encoded by the coding sequence ATGAATTTCGAGTTGAGCGAAGAGCAATCGATCCTCAAGGACACTCTCGAGCGCTATCTTGCCGACCACTACGATTTCGACACACGATGCCGCGCATTACGCGGCTGCGCCGGACCCACACTCTGGCCGGGACTGGTTGAGATGGGGCTGACAGGCGCACCTTTCCCGCTCGAGACCGGAGGCCACGGCGGCGGGCCGGTCGAAGCGATGATCGTGATGGAAGCGCTCGGCGCAGCACTCGCCTGCGAACCGTGGAACGAGGCGATCGTGCTATGTGGCAGCCTGCTTGCCGAGCTGGGCGCTCAAGAGCATCTCGCCCCCCTGATCGAAGGGAGCAAACGCCACGCCCTCGCGCACGCCGAGTCTGGATCGTCCTGCGGCCATGCAAATGTCGGATGCACCGCCATGCCAACGCGTGATGGCTGGCAACTCGACGGCACGAAGGCCCTGAGCATCGGTGCGGGCGAGGCCGACACGCTCCTCGTCTCGGCACGGACCGATGGATCTGCGGGCGACGAAGCCGGGATCTCGCTCTTCGCGCTACCACGGGCAACGGTCGGCGTGACCCTCCATCCCATGCGCATGATCGACGATCGCGCGTGTTGCGACATCGAGCTTGCAGCGGTTCGCGCGCCCGCCTCGGCGCTGGTGGGGCCAGCCGGCATGGCCTACCCCGCGCTCGAACGTGCACACGAGGCCTGGCTGGCAGCCCTTTGCAGCGAGGCCGTCGGCGTGGTGGGACGCCTCCACCAAGACACCGTCGCCTATACACGCCAGCGCCGCCAGTTCGGACAGCCCCTGTCGAACTTTCAGGTCATCCAGCACCGGCTGGTCGACATGCTGATGCAAGTCGAACTGGCCACCTCTGCCTGCCACCTGGCGACGCTCAGTCTCGACAAGCCGCAACCGGCGCGCCGTCAGGCCCTCACCGCGGCGGCACTGGTCACCGGCGAAGCACTGCGCTTCGTCGGCGAGAGCGCGGTGCAGCTGCATGGCGCAATGGGGCTGACCGATGAACTGGCGATCAGCCACCTATTCCGCCGGGCAACCGCGATCATCCAGCAACTGGGTTCAATCGATCAGCTCTCCGGTGCATGCGCACGCGCCCTGCGCGCGGCCTGA
- a CDS encoding acetyl-CoA C-acetyltransferase: protein MASETAYIVDAVRTAGGRRKGVLSGWHPADMAGATLDALVARSGIDPAGIEDVIMGCVTQGGEQSMHVGRNAVLASALPESVPAVTIDRQCGSSQQAMHFAAQAVLSGTQDVVIAAGVESMTRVPMGATMSLFAEAGFGIPKSPRQEERYPGIVFSQFTGAEAMAAKHGFSRDDLDAFALHSHEKAIAATQAGHFKKEIIALEVDTPDGPMMHERDEGIRFDVTLDAIGSVKPLSPDGVITAANASQICDGASAVLIVSERALSTFGLEPIARIHNLTVTAGDPVIMLEEPLFATERALSRAGLTLDDIDLFEVNEAFASVPLAWLRHTGADPARLNVHGGAIALGHPLGASGTKLMATLVHALGTHGKKYGLQTMCEGGGIANVTIVERL, encoded by the coding sequence TTGGCCAGCGAGACCGCCTATATCGTCGATGCCGTACGCACCGCTGGAGGGCGCAGGAAAGGCGTCCTTTCCGGATGGCATCCCGCAGACATGGCCGGCGCCACACTCGATGCGCTGGTCGCGCGCTCGGGCATCGATCCGGCCGGGATCGAGGACGTGATCATGGGCTGCGTCACTCAGGGCGGAGAGCAATCGATGCACGTGGGCCGCAATGCCGTACTCGCCTCCGCGCTTCCCGAATCGGTACCTGCCGTGACCATCGACCGGCAATGCGGCAGCAGCCAGCAGGCCATGCACTTCGCAGCACAGGCAGTGCTTTCGGGAACGCAGGACGTGGTCATCGCAGCGGGCGTGGAATCGATGACCCGCGTTCCCATGGGGGCGACCATGTCACTCTTTGCCGAAGCCGGGTTCGGCATTCCCAAGTCCCCGCGCCAAGAGGAGCGCTACCCGGGCATCGTCTTCAGCCAGTTCACGGGCGCAGAGGCGATGGCTGCCAAACATGGCTTCAGCCGCGACGACCTCGACGCCTTTGCGCTGCACAGCCACGAGAAGGCCATCGCCGCGACGCAGGCCGGACACTTCAAAAAGGAGATCATAGCGCTGGAGGTGGACACACCGGATGGTCCCATGATGCACGAACGTGACGAAGGCATCCGCTTCGATGTCACCCTGGACGCCATCGGCTCGGTCAAACCACTGTCACCCGACGGGGTCATCACCGCGGCCAACGCCAGCCAGATATGCGACGGGGCCTCGGCAGTGCTGATCGTCTCGGAACGCGCGCTCAGCACCTTCGGCCTCGAGCCGATCGCACGGATTCACAATCTCACCGTCACGGCCGGCGACCCGGTGATCATGCTCGAGGAGCCGCTCTTCGCGACCGAAAGGGCGCTGTCGCGCGCGGGGCTCACGCTCGACGACATCGACCTGTTCGAGGTCAACGAAGCCTTCGCCTCGGTTCCGCTCGCCTGGCTCAGGCACACCGGTGCGGATCCGGCCCGGCTCAACGTCCATGGCGGCGCCATCGCGCTTGGTCATCCGCTCGGCGCGAGCGGCACCAAGCTCATGGCGACGCTCGTCCATGCGCTGGGCACCCACGGCAAGAAGTACGGATTGCAGACCATGTGCGAGGGCGGCGGCATCGCCAATGTCACCATCGTCGAACGTCTATGA
- a CDS encoding 3-hydroxyacyl-CoA dehydrogenase NAD-binding domain-containing protein, giving the protein MANGERLEVRPDGLEQLNQVTAYACRDEVALILIDSPPVNALGGDVRRGLLEGFTRAANDPAARAVVLACAGRTFIAGADIREFDHPDLDAPGLHAVLDVIEACPKPTVAAIHGTALGGGLETALCCHYRVASPSAQVGLPEVALGLLPGAGGTQRVPRIVEAEAALAMMAFGKPVPAARAEAMGLLDALIEENLLDGAIRFARGKAHEGSAPVRVRDRTEGLALPHDAQLFARFRRDNARAFKGYTAPEAIVRAVEAAVTLPFEQGMQREAQLYGELIAGRQSAAMRYLFFAERQCTRIPDLPRDTPPRPIAHVGVVGAGTMGSGIAMTFLDAGLPVVLVEREEEALARGLAAIRSNYEASRDKGRIDQATLEQRMDRLTTSLDMADLAEVDLVIEAVFENMALKQEVFAKIDAIARPGAILASNTSFLDLDAIAAVTARAPDVIGLHFFSPANVMRLLEVVRGAKTGPDVVASAMALARRIRKVAVLARVCDGFIANRMMTPRMDAARALILEGPMPWEVDAAMRDYGFAMGPFAMLDLVGLDVIGWDAATSSSSTITEVLCERGRWGQKRRAGFYDYDDKRRATPSPQVETLVREFQQTSGIAMQPFSHEEIVERLLLPVVNEGARLLEEGIALRASDIDVALVTGYGWPAYTGGPMFWADDHGLPRIVAALEAMGETPCALLSRLASEGSALHEFAPGKIPSNA; this is encoded by the coding sequence ATGGCAAACGGGGAAAGGCTCGAGGTACGGCCTGACGGCCTGGAACAACTCAATCAGGTGACCGCCTACGCGTGCCGGGACGAGGTCGCGCTGATCCTGATCGATTCGCCACCCGTCAACGCACTGGGCGGCGACGTCAGGCGCGGGCTGCTCGAAGGCTTCACCCGTGCTGCCAATGATCCGGCAGCCAGAGCCGTGGTCCTCGCCTGCGCCGGACGGACCTTCATTGCAGGCGCCGACATCCGTGAATTCGACCACCCCGACCTCGACGCGCCCGGCCTGCATGCCGTGCTCGACGTGATCGAGGCTTGCCCGAAACCGACCGTTGCCGCGATCCACGGAACCGCGCTGGGAGGCGGCCTCGAGACCGCGCTATGCTGCCATTACCGGGTAGCCTCGCCATCGGCGCAGGTCGGCCTCCCGGAAGTCGCACTCGGCCTGCTTCCGGGTGCGGGCGGGACGCAGCGCGTGCCCCGGATCGTCGAGGCCGAGGCGGCGCTGGCGATGATGGCCTTCGGCAAGCCGGTCCCGGCTGCGCGGGCCGAGGCCATGGGACTGCTCGACGCGCTGATCGAAGAAAACCTGCTCGACGGCGCGATCCGCTTCGCCCGCGGCAAGGCACACGAAGGATCTGCGCCCGTGCGGGTTCGCGATCGCACCGAGGGTCTGGCCCTGCCCCACGATGCGCAGCTGTTCGCCCGCTTTCGCCGCGACAACGCCCGCGCCTTCAAGGGTTACACCGCGCCCGAGGCCATTGTCCGCGCGGTAGAGGCCGCCGTGACGCTGCCCTTCGAACAAGGTATGCAGCGCGAGGCGCAGCTTTATGGCGAACTCATCGCGGGTCGTCAGTCGGCCGCGATGCGCTACCTCTTCTTCGCCGAACGCCAGTGCACGCGTATCCCCGACCTGCCGCGCGATACGCCCCCGCGCCCGATCGCGCATGTCGGCGTGGTCGGCGCGGGAACGATGGGCAGCGGCATTGCCATGACATTTCTCGATGCCGGCCTGCCCGTCGTGCTGGTCGAGCGCGAGGAAGAGGCCCTCGCACGCGGGCTCGCCGCCATCCGCAGCAATTACGAGGCCTCGCGCGACAAGGGCAGGATCGATCAGGCCACACTCGAGCAGCGCATGGACCGACTGACCACCTCGCTGGACATGGCCGATCTCGCCGAGGTCGACCTCGTGATCGAGGCCGTGTTCGAGAACATGGCGCTCAAGCAGGAGGTCTTTGCCAAGATCGACGCGATCGCACGCCCCGGGGCGATTCTCGCGTCCAACACGAGCTTCCTCGATCTCGATGCGATTGCCGCCGTCACCGCACGAGCGCCCGACGTCATCGGGCTGCACTTCTTCTCGCCTGCCAACGTCATGCGACTGCTCGAAGTCGTGCGCGGGGCAAAGACCGGACCCGATGTCGTTGCGAGCGCGATGGCGCTGGCGCGCCGGATCCGCAAGGTAGCGGTGCTCGCCCGGGTGTGTGACGGCTTCATCGCCAACCGCATGATGACCCCGCGCATGGATGCAGCCCGCGCGCTCATCCTCGAAGGCCCGATGCCCTGGGAAGTCGATGCGGCGATGCGCGATTACGGTTTCGCGATGGGCCCCTTCGCGATGCTCGACCTCGTCGGGCTGGACGTGATCGGGTGGGATGCGGCGACCAGCAGCTCCTCCACCATCACCGAAGTCCTGTGCGAACGCGGCCGCTGGGGCCAGAAGCGCCGCGCCGGCTTCTACGACTACGACGACAAGCGCCGGGCGACGCCTTCGCCGCAGGTCGAGACGCTCGTACGCGAGTTCCAGCAGACCAGCGGGATCGCCATGCAACCCTTCTCCCATGAAGAAATCGTCGAGAGGCTGTTGCTTCCGGTGGTCAACGAAGGTGCGCGGTTACTCGAGGAAGGAATCGCACTGCGCGCCTCGGACATCGATGTCGCGCTCGTCACCGGCTACGGCTGGCCCGCATATACCGGCGGACCGATGTTCTGGGCCGACGACCATGGCCTCCCCCGTATCGTCGCAGCACTCGAGGCCATGGGCGAGACACCCTGCGCGCTGCTGTCGCGCCTCGCCAGCGAGGGCAGCGCCCTGCACGAATTCGCGCCCGGCAAGATTCCGAGCAACGCCTGA
- a CDS encoding acyl-CoA dehydrogenase family protein: protein MSQTRQLDTARRTIYDADHALFRDQVRKFFAVHLLPHLDRWEEAGIIDRSFWSACGEAGVLCPGVPEQYGGLGLDFRYNAIIGEELAYAGSSAGITLQSDVTADYIAHYGSEEQKEKWLPRMISGEAVVAIAMTEPGTGSDLQAIRTTARAEGSDYIVDGSKTYITNGQHADLVIVVAKTDPALGAKGTSLILVEAERAGFARGRNLDKIGQHSSDTSELFFENVRVPASNLIGTAGRGFSYLVQQLPQERLTIAVGAQAAAQRAFDEALAFTRERRAFGKAILDFQATRFTLAEMATQLQVGWAHLDWAIARHVAGELTIEEAAAAKLFHSELQNRVCDAALQLHGGAGYMNEYAIARLWRDARVSRIYGGTSEIMKEVIGRAL from the coding sequence ATGTCCCAAACCCGCCAGCTCGATACCGCGCGCCGCACGATCTACGATGCCGACCACGCATTGTTCCGCGATCAGGTGCGCAAGTTCTTCGCAGTGCACCTCCTGCCCCATCTCGATCGCTGGGAAGAGGCCGGAATCATCGACCGGTCGTTCTGGAGCGCTTGCGGTGAGGCAGGCGTGCTTTGCCCCGGCGTCCCCGAGCAATATGGCGGTCTCGGCCTCGACTTTCGCTACAATGCGATCATCGGCGAGGAACTGGCCTATGCCGGGTCTTCTGCCGGGATCACGCTGCAGTCCGACGTCACTGCCGACTACATCGCGCATTACGGCAGCGAAGAGCAGAAAGAGAAATGGCTGCCGCGCATGATCTCGGGCGAGGCGGTGGTCGCCATCGCCATGACCGAGCCCGGGACCGGCTCGGACCTGCAGGCCATCCGCACCACCGCGCGAGCCGAGGGCAGCGACTATATCGTCGACGGCTCGAAGACCTACATCACCAACGGGCAGCACGCCGACCTCGTCATCGTCGTCGCCAAGACCGACCCGGCACTCGGCGCCAAGGGTACATCGCTGATCCTCGTCGAAGCCGAACGGGCGGGCTTCGCGCGCGGGCGCAACCTCGACAAGATCGGACAGCATTCCTCCGATACCTCCGAGCTCTTCTTCGAGAACGTGCGCGTCCCCGCAAGCAACCTCATCGGCACGGCGGGGCGCGGGTTCTCCTATCTCGTCCAGCAACTTCCGCAGGAACGCCTGACAATCGCCGTCGGCGCACAGGCCGCGGCCCAGCGCGCCTTCGACGAGGCGCTGGCCTTCACCCGCGAACGGCGCGCCTTCGGCAAGGCGATCCTCGATTTTCAGGCGACCCGCTTCACGCTGGCCGAGATGGCAACGCAACTGCAGGTCGGCTGGGCACACCTCGACTGGGCGATAGCGCGCCATGTCGCGGGCGAACTCACCATAGAGGAAGCCGCGGCGGCCAAGCTGTTCCATTCCGAACTGCAGAACCGGGTATGCGACGCGGCGCTGCAGCTGCATGGAGGGGCCGGTTACATGAACGAGTATGCCATTGCCCGGCTCTGGCGCGATGCACGCGTCTCGCGCATTTACGGCGGCACCAGCGAGATCATGAAGGAGGTGATCGGCCGGGCCCTCTAG